The genomic DNA AAGGTGCGTACCGCGTTCTTTCACGTTGGCGAGGTACACATCGAGCTGCTGGAGCCCACCGCCGACGACAGCCCCATCGCCAAGTTCCTCGAAAAGAACGGCGAGGGCATTCACCACATCGCGTTCGGCACGGACAACATCGAGGGCCAGCTCAAGCAGGCTGCCGACAGTGGTCTGCGCCTGATCCACGAAACCCCCTTTGAAGGTGCGGCCAACAAACTCGTCGCCTTCCTTCACCCGAAATCCACCCACGGCGTGCTCACCGAATTCTGCATGCCCAAGAATTAACACAACCTCAACGGTCACTCAAAACTTACTCTAGGCCATGGCCATCGATCCCAAATTACTGGAAGACCTGCAAAAGCGCCGGGAGCTCGCCGCCCAAGCCGGCGGCGCTGACAAGCTCGCCAAGCGCAAAGACAAAGGTCAAATGTCTGCCCGAGAACGGCTGGAATTCTTCTTCGAAGACGGCACGTTTCAGGAGTTCGGCATGCACGCGCAGCACACCTGCCATCGCTTCGGCATGGCGGATAAGGCCATGCCCTACGATGGCGTCGTTTGCGGCACCGGCTATGTCAATGGTCGGCCCGTGGCTGCCTTCAGCCAGGACTTCACCGTCGGCGGCGGCGCAGTGGGCCGTATTCACGCTAAGAAAATTTGCGACCTGATGGAGTACGCACACGAAGCCGGCATTCCGGTGGTCGGCGTGAATGACTCCGGCGGCGCGCGCATTCAGGAGGGCGTCGACTCACTCTCCGGCTATGGCCAGGTGTTCTTTAAGAACGTTTACCTGTCTGGTGTCGTGCCGCAGATCGCCGTGATCGCCGGGCCTTGCGCCGGGGGTGCCGCCTACTCGCCCGCCCTCACGGACTTCATCATCATGACGGAGACCAACGCCAATATGTTCATCTGCGGGCCGGATGTTATTAAAGCCGCCACGGGTGAAAAAGCCGAACTGGCGCAATTCGCTTCGGCCGCCGCGCACGCCTCCATCAGCGGCAATATTCACCTGATCGCCGAGGACGACAAGCATGCCATGGAACTCGCCTCCGAGTTACTCTCCTACCTCCCGAACAACAACATCTCCGACCCGCCCCACAATCTGGATGCGGACATCGACTTGAGCAAAGACCTCGGCATGAACGACATCGTTCCGGCCAGTCCCAAGGAGCCCCTCGACACCCACGTCGTGATCGATCTGCTCGTGGATGACGGAAACTTTTTCGAGATCCAGCCCGACTTCGCACCCAACATCATAACCGGCTTTGCCCGCATATGCGGCGTCGTGGTGGGTATCATCGGCAACCAGCCTAAGGTCAAGGCAGGCACGCTGGACATCGACAGCTCGGACAAAGGCGCGCGCTTCATCCGCACGTGCAACATATACAACATTCCGATTGTGAACCTGGTCGACGTGCCCGGCTTTATGCCCGGGCTAGCTCAGGAGCGCGGCGGCATTATCCGCCATGGTGCCAAGATGCTCTTTGCCTACGCCGCGGCCACCGTGCCGAAGATCACGCTGATCATGCGCAAGGCCTACGGTGGTGCTTACCTCGCCATGTGCTCGGCCGATATGGGTGCCGATCTAGTCTTTGCCTGGCCCACTGCCGAGATTGCGGTTATGGGTGGCGAAGGCGCGGTAAAGGTCCTCTTCCGCAACCAAATCAAGGACGCCGAGGACCCCACCGCAAAAACCAAAGAGCTCGTCGCCGAGTATCAAGGTGAGTTCGCCTCGCCTTATCAGGCCGCAGCCAACGCCATGATCACCGACGTGATCGAGCCTTCGGAAACTCGCTCAACGATCGCCCTGGCCTTGCGCAAAACGCTGACCAAGCGCGACACGCGTCCACCCAAGAAACACGGTAACATTCCACTGTAGGCCAGTCATGCAAACGCCAGCCATACTCGCGTCCATGCCGGCGCATCCTGAACTCGGCGAGAACCTCCAGTTCATTCTGGTCGGCTTCGTCTTCGTGATCATCGTGCTATTGATCCTGGCCGGAATCACGCAGTTGGTCGGCCTGCTGTTTAAGCAACCGGCCAAACCAGAAAAGTCCGCCGCCAAGGCGACACCATCTACGGCTGCCAGTTCTCCGAGCAAGAATGAACCTGCCGAAGTTACTGAAGAGCTCGACCCGGCATTGACCGCCGCCATCGTCGCCGCCGCGGTGCACGCGGTCATCGGCGATCAACCGCACCGCATCCTGAGCATCCGGCCCGCACAGCAAAGTTGGGCTCAGGAAGGTCGCCGCCAGATATTCTCATCACATACCGTTCGCTAAATAGTTTTAACCAATTTCCCACTCAATCCAATGAAACGCTTAAAGATCACCGTTGAAGGTAAAACGTATGAAGTCGAGGTCGAGATGCTCGATGACGACGGCCAACCCATGGCTTCGGCTTCGGCCCCGGTCAAGCGGTCTGCCCCGCGTCGCGCTGCCGCAGCGCCCGCCCCGGTCGGCGCACCCGCGCCCAAGTCCAGCGGTGGAAGTGCGGCGGCGGGAGATGTTCCCAGCCCGCTCTCGGCCGTAGTGGTCTCAGTCGATGTCAAAGTCGGCCAGCAAGTCAACGAAGGCGAAAAGCTGATCACGCTCGAAGCCATGAAAATGAATACCATCGTTAACGCGCCGGCCGCCGGCACCGTCAAGGCCATCCATGTGGCTGCCGGAGACGCGGTCGAAGAAGGCCAGGGCCTGATCTCCGTCGAGTAATCTGCTTGAAAGGAGAACCCAAATGGACCTCAGCAAATTAATCAGTTTAACCGGCTTTGGCGCACTTGGCTGGGAAATGATCGTCATGTGGGTGGTGGTTGCCATCCTGCTTTACCTGGCGGTTTTCAAGGAGTTTGAGCCACTGCTCTTGGTGCCCATTGCTTTTGGTGCCCTGCTGGCCAACCTCCCGACAAAGAACATGACCGACACGCCGCCCGGAGAAATCCTGAGCCCGGTTAGCGGTGTCGTGGTGGCTGCCTACGGTGAGCCCGGGCAATCCGTGCAGATGCCCGCAACGCCTCGCCAGCGTCCCAACCACATGACCAAGCTCGGCGAAGACGGCATCGAGAAAGTCTTTGACGAAGAGAATCTGCTCTACGGCGAAGGCCGCCAGACCCTGCTCTACGTCATCCGTGGCGACGAGTCGCACAGTGAAGGCGAACCCGTCTCCGTGCAAGTCCCCTGGCTGGGCTCGGATGAAACAATCACCGTGCGCGGCGATGACTACCTGGTCTGGGCCGAAGCCTCTGGCCGCATGTCCCAGGCGTTCATCAAAGCGGGTGACGCCGTGACCGCCGGCCAGCCATTGGCCCGCGTTTTCAGTGACCACAACGGGGGCTTGTTTCACTACATCTCGCTGGGGATCATCCTGGAAATTTTCCCGCCGTTGATCTTCCTGGGCGTCGGTGCGTTGACCGACTTTGGCCCACTGATCGCGAACCCGCGCACGCTGCTTCTCGGCGCTGCCGCGCAGTTCGGGGTGTTCGCTACTTACCTCGGCGCGATGGCCTCGGGATTCTTCACCAGCTCGGAAGCGGCCGCAATTGGCATCATCGGCGGGGCCGATGGACCGACCTCGATCTTTCTCGCCAATGCGCTTTCGCCAGACTTGATGGCCCCAATTGCCGTCGCCGCATATAGCTACATGGCGCTGGTCCCAGTCATCCAACCGCCGATCATGCGTGCGCTGACGACCAAGAGCGAACGCCAAATCCGCATGAAAAGCCTGCGCAAGGTAGGCCGATTGGAAAAGCTGATCTTTGCGCTGATCGTGACCATCTTCTGCATCCTGGTCGCACCCGATGCCTCACCGCTTATCGGCATGCTGATGCTGGGCAATTTCCTCCGCGAATGCGGCGTCACCCAGCGCCTCTCCAAGGCCGCGCAGAACGAGCTGATCAACATTGTCACGATCTTCCTCGGGGCCAGCGTGGGCATCACCATGACCGGTGACCGTTTCCTGAAAGCGGAGACCCTCATGATTCTCGCCCTCGGCGTCGTAGCCTTCAGCATCGCGACGGCCAGCGGCATAATCATGGCCAAGGGCATGAATCTTTTCAGCAAGAGCAAGATCAACCCGCTCATTGGCTCAGCCGGCGTCTCGGCCGTGCCAATGGCGGCGCGGGTTAGCCAGGTGGAGGGCCAAAAAGCCGACCCCAGCAACTACCTGCTGATGCACGCCATGGGGCCCAACGTCGCCGGCGTAATCGGCACGGCGCTAGCCGCGGGTTACTTCATGGCGGTCTTCGCCAGCTCACATTAAACTTTGCCATACAAAGCCAAATCCGATACATTAACTCTGCATCACAAAGCTACAAAAACTCCGAACAATCATGATGACCATGACGGCAATCCCCGAACTAACTGCAGCCGAAGCCGCTGCGATGATTAACGATGGTGACACCATCGGTTTCAGCGGATTCACCCCCGCCGGAGCCGCCAAGGCGATTCCACGCGCATTGGCCGCTCGCGCCAAAGCCGAACATGAGGCCGGGCGACCGTTCAAAATCGGCGTGGTCACCGGTGCATCCACGGGCGACTCACTCGACGGCGAACTTGCCCGCGCGGACGCCGTTGCCTGGCGCACCCCGTATCAATCGGACAAGTATCTGCGCAAGTCCATCAACGCCGGCAAGACACGCTTCTTCGACATGCACCTTTCCATGCTGCCGCAGAACGTGCGCTACGGATTCCTCGGCAAGTTCAAGTATGCGGTGATCGAAGCCTGCGATGTTTCTGAGGATGGCGAGATCATCCTGACAACCTCCGTCGGTGCCACCCCGACTTTCTGTAATGTCGCGGACAAGATCATCATCGAGCTCAATGAGAAGCACCCCAAAGGTTTGCGCGGACTGCACGATATTTACGAGCCGCTCGACCCACCCAACCGCCAGCCCATCCCGATAAACACCTGCCGCGATCGCGTGGGCACGGATGTGTTGAAAGTCGACCCGACCAAAATCGCCGGCATTGTGCGGACGGATCTGCCCGACGAAACCGGCGGCTTCAAGGAGCCCGACGGCATCACGCTCAAAATTGGTGATAACGTCGCCCGCTTCCTCGCCGAAGAGCTCAAGTCCGGTCGCATTCCGTATAAGTTTTTGCCGATCCAATCCGGCGTGGGTAACATCGCTAATGCGGTGCTCGGTGCCATGGGCCGCCATCCGGACATCCCTGCCTTCGAGATGTATTCCGAAGTGATTCAAGACTCCGTCATCGACCTAATGAAGGACGGGGCCGTGAAGTTCGCCAGCGCAACATCCCTCACCCTGAGCCCGCCCGTTCTGCAGGAAGTTTACGAAGATCTGGAGTTCTACAAAACGCGCATGCTTCTGCGTCCACAGGAAATCTCCAACCATCCGGAGATCGTACGGCGCCTGGGCATCATCTCGATCAACACCGCGATTGAGTTGGACATCTTTGGCAACGTCAACAGCACCCACGTCATGGGCAAGGACCTGATGAACGGCATTGGCGGCTCGGGTGACTTCACGCGCAACGCATTTATCTCGATCTTCACCTGTCCGTCGGTCGCTAAGGGCGGCAACATCAGCACGATCGTGCCACTGGTCAGCCACCTCGACCACAGCGAGCACAGCGTGCAAGTTGTCATCACCGATCAGGGCATAGCAGACTTGAGGGGCAAAGATCCACACGAGCGCGCCCTGGCGATCATCGACAACTGCGCGCACCCGGAGTACCGCGACAAATTGCACCGTTATTTGCAGGCCGTGAAAGACGGCCACACACCGCAAAGTTTGGGCGACGCCTACAGCATGCACCAGGCATTTCTGCAAACTGGCGACATGCACAACGTGGTATGGTCGTCACCCAAGCCACAGTAGAGTAAGTAGTAGCAGTAGTAGAGTGGACCGGCTCAGTCATACACGACTGGGCCGGTTATTTTTTTTAAAATCAGCTTAGCCAATATTGCCGCAGCTATTTTCTATGTCCAAAGAGACGGTTTGACCGTAGTCCCTTGGGCAAGATTGGTAGCACCAGCGTTTGCGCTTCAGTCCGAGTTACTAGCGCCAGATCACGCGCGCCAACCAACTGACGCCAAAGCAGGCCGTGGCCGTGAGCACGATGGCAGCACCGGAAGACCAATCGTAGTGGTAAGATACGACCAAGCCCACCACAATACTCAGCACGGCAATACCCACGGAAACCATCATCGCTGACAACACCGAACGCGCCCAGACTAATGCCGCCGCCGCCGGAGTGATGAGCAGCGCAGTAGCCATAAGCGCGCCGACCACACGCACCGCCGTCACGACGCTGAGCGCGGTGAGAAGAAGCAACAGCGTGCGCATACGATTCGGCCGGGCACCGATCACGCGCGAGTATTCCGGGTCGACGGACGAGAGCTCGATTTCCTTATTAATCAGCGTCACCGCCACCAGCACCAGACAGGTCACACCAAGGCCGAGCCAGATATCCTGCGGAGCCACACCAAGCACACTGCCGAAGAGCAGTGCGTTGAAATCACGAAACGAATTCACCTGGCTCATCATCAGCACGCCGAGCGCAAACATGCCGGAAAGCACTACGCCAATCGCAGCATCTTCCCCGACTTCGCGTCGACGCGACAACCAACCAACGCCAAACGCAGTCGCCATTGCCGCGCCCAAAGCGCCCCAGAAAATATCCACTCCACGCAGGAATGCGAACACCATGCCCGGCAATACCGTGTGAGATAATGCACCGCCGAAAAACGACATGCGCCGCTGAACAATATACACACCAATCACCGCGCAGTTGACGCCTGCCAAGACGCCGGCAATGAGCGCGCGCTGCATGAAGTCGGCCTCGAATGGATCCGTCAGCCAATCCATTATACGCTGCCCTCCTCGCGCAAGTGGCCATCGGCCAGGCGGTAGCGCGCATCAAAAAAACCAGCACCGAACTCGAGATCGTGCGTGGCCGTCACCAGTGTTTTCCCTTCAGCTTTAAGCCCGTGGAGCACTTGGCGAATCAACTCGCGGTTGTCGGAGTCGACCGCGTTAAAAGGCTCGTCCAACAGCAGCAAATCCGCGCCATGCAGTAGCGTCCGCGCGACGAGTAGACGCTGCTGTTGACCGCCGGAAAGCTCATTGATTCGTCGCTCGGCCAACGGCAAGAGTTGCAGTTTTTCGAGTAAGCGCTGAGCGGCCTCGTGCTGTTTTTTTCTGGGCCGTAAAAACCAGCCTAAGTGAATGTAACTGCCGGTCAGCACAAAGCGGCGCACGCTGATCGGGAAGCCCCAATCGATCTCGCGATGCTGCGGCAAGTAAGCTACCTGGTGGTGGCACTGCCCTACCGCATGCCCCAGCACGGTGATCTTGCCCTGGCGCAACGGAAGCAAGCCCGCAACGCTCTTCAGCAAGGTTGATTTGCCCGCACCGTTGTCCCCCAACAGTGCAATACTACGACCACGGTCGATGTTCAGGCTCACGCCGCTGAGCACCGGGTGCTCTTCACCCGCGTAACCCAAAGCGACGTCGTCAAAAACGAGCGCCGGGGCATCGTGCGCGTGATGCCCGCCACAAGTGGCATGGTAGCGTAGGAGTGGCACGGCGTTAGCGCAGGGAGTCGGTGATGGTTTCCACATTCACCCGCATCAGCGTCAGGTAGTCGGGCGCGGGTCCGTCGGCGGCAGTGATGTTGTCCGTGTATAGCGTTGCTACGGTCGGCACGCCGGCTTCGCGCTGTATCTGCTGCGCCAGGCGCGGATTCGCCGAGGCATCGATAAACAAGGCAGGCGGGCTAAATTGCTCAATCAATTTCAGCAACTCATGAAACTGCTTAGCCGAAGGATCTGGTGCCTCCGTGGACACGCTACCCAGAATGCTTGCGGGCGTAAAAAAGCCATAGCGGCGGCCGAAGTAACGCAGGTTATCATGGTAGCCGATCAAGATACGCCGGTTCGCCGCGACTTCACCCAGGCGCGCTTCAGCCCACTCATCGAGCTCAATCAGTTGATCCAAATACGCCTGACGACGCTCGTCAAAATAGTCCGCATGCGCGGGGTCCAGCTCGGCAAAGGTCAGATTAATCGCGAGCACCATCATCAGCGCTTGCTGCGGGTCCAGCCAAACGTGCGGGTCGTATTCACCATGATCATGCCCGTGGTCGTGCGCATCATGTTGGTGGCCCGTCGGCATGAGTTTGCGCATTTTGCCCCACACTTCGTTGGCTTTAATGGCATCCTCCTTGCAACATGGCGGCTTGCTCTCAGCCTTCGGGTAAAGCAGGGGCATATCTTGCCAAAAGGCGGCACCAAATTCCATTAGCTCGGCATGATCGGTTAAGACGAGCAGCTCCGCCTGACTTCCGCTGGCCTGCATCGCATCCCCCAGCCATGGCTCCAGCCCCTCGCCAAAACCGATCACCACATCTGCCTTGGCCAAAGCTCCCAACTGGCGCGGTGATGGCTCAAAGTGATGTGGGTCCATGCCCGGTCCGGCAAAAGTCGTGACGGATACTTCCTTACCGCCCACCTGCTCAGCCCAGTCCGCCACAATGCCATTGGTCGCCACGACATTGAGTCGTGCCGACAAACTGGCGGCTCCGCAGAGCAAAAACAGGATGAAGCATTTATACATCCCGCCAATTTGCAGGCGGGGCGCAGGGAATGCAATTCATTTGCAGTAAGTTATGTGGCGTAGCGACCGTAGATAAAGATCTCCACCTGCTCAGCCTGGAAGCCTTCGGGCAGGTTGTCAGGCTGGATTTTGAAATCGACGCCATCGGCCAAGACTACGCGATTGGTGTCGCGGCAAACGACGAGGGTACGGTGCCCATTACCAGGCAGCATATAGCACGTACGGTGGCCAGGTACCTCGATTGGTTCGATCTCGTTGTTGTCCAGCAGCAGTCGAATATTACGATAAACTGTCGCGATTCCTAAGCCCGGCGCCGACTCTGCGGCACGCTCCTGAATCTCCTTGGGCGTAAGCGGGTGTTCGGCATTTTTTAACGTGTTCAGAATTGCGGCGCGCTGTTTGGTATCTCTAAAATTTTTCCCCATTTCGCTGATAGTTCTTATAACTTACTGCCTATCAGCAGATTCGTTTTCAATGAAAAACGCAGAAAAAGTGATATTTACTACTATTGATAGTTAATTCTCAAATATCGTAAAAGAAATACGATTCATGTTTTATTCCGCAAACGGGCGATTAATAAAATACCAACTAACCACCCACACTCCAGCGGGGCGACCGTCTCGGGGTGGTGACTCCCGCTCCAGGCAAATCAGGCCGCTTTTCTTAAAATTAATGCAGTCTGAGAAAACGTCTCCCGTGAGCAGCCACGAGGTCAAAATTGATAAATGCGGGTTATGCCCAACAAACATTAGGTCCTGTGATGTTTCCCAAAGCAGGTTACCCAGCGCGGTAGGATCGTCCATCGGAGCCAGGCCAACAGTCTCAACCAAGGGTGCCTCCAGCTTGAGCCCATCGTGAAGCAGCTCAGCGGTTTGTCGAGCGCGCACCAGCTTACTATGATGGATTGCTCGCAGGCCGGAGAGCTCTTTACGCTTCACGCGGTCGCACAGCTTGGCGATGGAGCGCACGCCCTTGGGGGTCAGTTCCCGAGCTTCGTCGGTAGGGAAATCGTAACTGGCTTCGGCGTGTCGCAGCAGATAAAGTCTCATACTCACATCATGACACAAACACGGTAAAGGTCCAGTCAGTGCTGGCGTTTATTCATCCTCGTCGATGTTCGGATCGGTCCCGGCATTGGCAGGGAGCTCGTGCGGTAAGGCCCAATAATAAGTCATTAGCCAAAGGCTCCAGGCCCACGGATAAATAACGGCTGGCACAACCACCCCAACCGTTGCCCCAATTAGCCCTAAGGTCGTTAGTGAGATCACCCCCGCTGCATAAAGAGCCAGCAACAGCGGCAAACAACCGAACACCGTCAGCCCGTAATTCCAGACAACTGCCCCGAGAAAAAACCCGTCACTACGCGCCATCTTCATCGCGCACCGGGGGCAGCGATAGCACAACTTGAACCACGCGCGAAAGATCGGTCGCCCCCCGCAGTTTGGACAACGGTTGGTCAGGCCACGGGTAACGATTTGCCATCGGCTAACGGTGGGTGCTTCCATTGCGCCAAGATGATTCATCCACCAAGCAAATCAAGCTATGAGTCGACCTTGGGAGCACGCCAGGAAAACGGTTCAGGCAGGTCGCCGTATGGGTGCGTATTAAACGCCGACTCCGGCTCGCGCCCAAACCAGCGCCAGTCAATAAATTCTAGCAAACGCGCTAAGTCTTCCGGCGCATAAAAGTGCCCGCCCTCCCGCAGGTGGAAGGCGTGATCTTCCGCCGCATCGAGAAAACCATAAACTTGCTTAACCGCTCGCGAACACTGCACCATGCCCCGCTGGTTCGACCAGTGGTCATCCAGGGCGTAAGTATGCAGCAAGGGTCGCGGCGCAATCGCTGCCAACAAACAATGCTGATCGAATGGTAAACGCTCAGGCTCACCAATGTATTCATCCAGCCCCCGGCCAAACCATGAGTACAGATCACGCACAATGTTCAGCGTTTCCCCGCCCGGGCCAACATAACGAAATGAAGCCGAGCCGCCGGCACCCGAGGCGTTGTCATGCACCAGGGCAATCCGGGGATCCGTAGCACCCGCCAACAGAGTAGTTTTACCGCCGCGCGAATGTCCGCTAATAGCAATTTTCGAAGCATCGATATACGAAAGCTCAGTCAATAAATCGACTGCGCGATGATACGCCCAGGCCCAGGCGGCGATCGCGCCAAACCCCTTGCCCGGATACACATCGTAAAGCCCTCCACTGCGCTTTTGCTTGTCGACCACATCCGGATAAACCAGATCCTCCGCCATTTCCGTTCGATCAAAGACCGCCAGCGCCATACCTCGACCGAGCACGCTTCGGATCATGTCGTCGCTCAGATAATGCCAGCAACCGTCCCCGTAGAGTATCGTCGGGAATAGCCCCTCCCCCGCTGGCGCATATATTTTCACCCCGAGCGCAATCGGCCATTCCCCGCCATGGCATCGCACACTGTAGGAGTTCAAGCGGGAGCCATCGTCCCACCGGCGGATGCGCGCATGACACCTTGACTCGATAACCACATGCTCTGGCGCAGGCGGCATCCCGCCATATTCCAAGTTCACGACTTGCTCCAACCAGTATGATGACTGTGCCGCCCATTCTTCCGGCGAGCGGACCCGCCCACCATCCTTCTTCGCGAATAAATCTGCCAGTGGCAGGGCGTTAATCTTTGACTCGGCGGCAAGGTGCTGATGAGGGGGCATGCCGGAATAGATTACCGCGATTTCAGGGCAGTGAAAGTCTGTTTTTTTGCGCGGCGGACTGAAAACGCGGCTAATTGTTTCAAGTGCAGCTTCTTAGGTGGTGAGCATCTCCGTTTGACAGGCGTGAGGACCCAGCCAAGCATTAATCAAAACATACGATGAGCAGGAGATTGCCGAGCTCGATTCGTCCGAGCCCACTTACCATATTCGCTTTGACGTCGAGCCACGGCCCGTTACTCAGTCGCAATAATGGCCAAGCAACGAATTTCAGCCGGTTTGCTGATGTATGACGACTCCGGTGACGAGCTCCGGGTTTTCATCGCGCACCCGGGTGGGCCGTTCTTTAAAAAGAAGGACGCCGGGCATTGGTCCATCCCCAAAGGCGAGCCCGACCCGGGCGAAGAAGACCTGCTGGAAGTCGCGCGCCGGGAGTTTGCGGAGGAAATTGGCCTGATCCCACCCGCCAAAACAGACCCCAACGTTATTTTTTGGCCACTGGACACGATTAAGCAAAAGGGCGGCAAGGTCGTCCATGCCTGGGCCTTTCGCGGCGATTGGCCAGAGGGCCGTGAAGTTGTCAGCAACGAAATCCCCATCGAATGGCCGCCCAAGAGCGGTAAGACGGTCTACATCCCGGAAGTCGACCGCGTAGCCATGGTCTCGCTCAGCGAAGCCAAGCATTTGCTGAAAGAATCGCAGTGGCCTTTAATAGAGCGCCTAGCGGCGGTTTTAGGGCGGTGAGTTCGAAAGTTGGAA from Cerasicoccus sp. TK19100 includes the following:
- a CDS encoding metal ABC transporter ATP-binding protein — encoded protein: MPLLRYHATCGGHHAHDAPALVFDDVALGYAGEEHPVLSGVSLNIDRGRSIALLGDNGAGKSTLLKSVAGLLPLRQGKITVLGHAVGQCHHQVAYLPQHREIDWGFPISVRRFVLTGSYIHLGWFLRPRKKQHEAAQRLLEKLQLLPLAERRINELSGGQQQRLLVARTLLHGADLLLLDEPFNAVDSDNRELIRQVLHGLKAEGKTLVTATHDLEFGAGFFDARYRLADGHLREEGSV
- a CDS encoding metal ABC transporter substrate-binding protein; this encodes MYKCFILFLLCGAASLSARLNVVATNGIVADWAEQVGGKEVSVTTFAGPGMDPHHFEPSPRQLGALAKADVVIGFGEGLEPWLGDAMQASGSQAELLVLTDHAELMEFGAAFWQDMPLLYPKAESKPPCCKEDAIKANEVWGKMRKLMPTGHQHDAHDHGHDHGEYDPHVWLDPQQALMMVLAINLTFAELDPAHADYFDERRQAYLDQLIELDEWAEARLGEVAANRRILIGYHDNLRYFGRRYGFFTPASILGSVSTEAPDPSAKQFHELLKLIEQFSPPALFIDASANPRLAQQIQREAGVPTVATLYTDNITAADGPAPDYLTLMRVNVETITDSLR
- a CDS encoding OadG family protein, giving the protein MQTPAILASMPAHPELGENLQFILVGFVFVIIVLLILAGITQLVGLLFKQPAKPEKSAAKATPSTAASSPSKNEPAEVTEELDPALTAAIVAAAVHAVIGDQPHRILSIRPAQQSWAQEGRRQIFSSHTVR
- a CDS encoding acetyl-CoA hydrolase/transferase family protein, with translation MTAIPELTAAEAAAMINDGDTIGFSGFTPAGAAKAIPRALAARAKAEHEAGRPFKIGVVTGASTGDSLDGELARADAVAWRTPYQSDKYLRKSINAGKTRFFDMHLSMLPQNVRYGFLGKFKYAVIEACDVSEDGEIILTTSVGATPTFCNVADKIIIELNEKHPKGLRGLHDIYEPLDPPNRQPIPINTCRDRVGTDVLKVDPTKIAGIVRTDLPDETGGFKEPDGITLKIGDNVARFLAEELKSGRIPYKFLPIQSGVGNIANAVLGAMGRHPDIPAFEMYSEVIQDSVIDLMKDGAVKFASATSLTLSPPVLQEVYEDLEFYKTRMLLRPQEISNHPEIVRRLGIISINTAIELDIFGNVNSTHVMGKDLMNGIGGSGDFTRNAFISIFTCPSVAKGGNISTIVPLVSHLDHSEHSVQVVITDQGIADLRGKDPHERALAIIDNCAHPEYRDKLHRYLQAVKDGHTPQSLGDAYSMHQAFLQTGDMHNVVWSSPKPQ
- a CDS encoding metal ABC transporter permease yields the protein MDWLTDPFEADFMQRALIAGVLAGVNCAVIGVYIVQRRMSFFGGALSHTVLPGMVFAFLRGVDIFWGALGAAMATAFGVGWLSRRREVGEDAAIGVVLSGMFALGVLMMSQVNSFRDFNALLFGSVLGVAPQDIWLGLGVTCLVLVAVTLINKEIELSSVDPEYSRVIGARPNRMRTLLLLLTALSVVTAVRVVGALMATALLITPAAAALVWARSVLSAMMVSVGIAVLSIVVGLVVSYHYDWSSGAAIVLTATACFGVSWLARVIWR
- a CDS encoding acyl-CoA carboxylase subunit beta; this translates as MAIDPKLLEDLQKRRELAAQAGGADKLAKRKDKGQMSARERLEFFFEDGTFQEFGMHAQHTCHRFGMADKAMPYDGVVCGTGYVNGRPVAAFSQDFTVGGGAVGRIHAKKICDLMEYAHEAGIPVVGVNDSGGARIQEGVDSLSGYGQVFFKNVYLSGVVPQIAVIAGPCAGGAAYSPALTDFIIMTETNANMFICGPDVIKAATGEKAELAQFASAAAHASISGNIHLIAEDDKHAMELASELLSYLPNNNISDPPHNLDADIDLSKDLGMNDIVPASPKEPLDTHVVIDLLVDDGNFFEIQPDFAPNIITGFARICGVVVGIIGNQPKVKAGTLDIDSSDKGARFIRTCNIYNIPIVNLVDVPGFMPGLAQERGGIIRHGAKMLFAYAAATVPKITLIMRKAYGGAYLAMCSADMGADLVFAWPTAEIAVMGGEGAVKVLFRNQIKDAEDPTAKTKELVAEYQGEFASPYQAAANAMITDVIEPSETRSTIALALRKTLTKRDTRPPKKHGNIPL
- the sixA gene encoding phosphohistidine phosphatase SixA — protein: MRLYLLRHAEASYDFPTDEARELTPKGVRSIAKLCDRVKRKELSGLRAIHHSKLVRARQTAELLHDGLKLEAPLVETVGLAPMDDPTALGNLLWETSQDLMFVGHNPHLSILTSWLLTGDVFSDCINFKKSGLICLERESPPRDGRPAGVWVVSWYFINRPFAE
- a CDS encoding biotin/lipoyl-containing protein, with the protein product MKRLKITVEGKTYEVEVEMLDDDGQPMASASAPVKRSAPRRAAAAPAPVGAPAPKSSGGSAAAGDVPSPLSAVVVSVDVKVGQQVNEGEKLITLEAMKMNTIVNAPAAGTVKAIHVAAGDAVEEGQGLISVE
- a CDS encoding Fur family transcriptional regulator; amino-acid sequence: MGKNFRDTKQRAAILNTLKNAEHPLTPKEIQERAAESAPGLGIATVYRNIRLLLDNNEIEPIEVPGHRTCYMLPGNGHRTLVVCRDTNRVVLADGVDFKIQPDNLPEGFQAEQVEIFIYGRYAT
- the mce gene encoding methylmalonyl-CoA epimerase, with the translated sequence MIQKIDHLGIAVKDLDEVVKYYEDSLGLQCEGREEVASQKVRTAFFHVGEVHIELLEPTADDSPIAKFLEKNGEGIHHIAFGTDNIEGQLKQAADSGLRLIHETPFEGAANKLVAFLHPKSTHGVLTEFCMPKN
- a CDS encoding sodium ion-translocating decarboxylase subunit beta, which produces MWVVVAILLYLAVFKEFEPLLLVPIAFGALLANLPTKNMTDTPPGEILSPVSGVVVAAYGEPGQSVQMPATPRQRPNHMTKLGEDGIEKVFDEENLLYGEGRQTLLYVIRGDESHSEGEPVSVQVPWLGSDETITVRGDDYLVWAEASGRMSQAFIKAGDAVTAGQPLARVFSDHNGGLFHYISLGIILEIFPPLIFLGVGALTDFGPLIANPRTLLLGAAAQFGVFATYLGAMASGFFTSSEAAAIGIIGGADGPTSIFLANALSPDLMAPIAVAAYSYMALVPVIQPPIMRALTTKSERQIRMKSLRKVGRLEKLIFALIVTIFCILVAPDASPLIGMLMLGNFLRECGVTQRLSKAAQNELINIVTIFLGASVGITMTGDRFLKAETLMILALGVVAFSIATASGIIMAKGMNLFSKSKINPLIGSAGVSAVPMAARVSQVEGQKADPSNYLLMHAMGPNVAGVIGTALAAGYFMAVFASSH